The following are encoded together in the Glycine soja cultivar W05 chromosome 5, ASM419377v2, whole genome shotgun sequence genome:
- the LOC114412636 gene encoding N-acetylglucosaminyl-phosphatidylinositol de-N-acetylase-like isoform X2 — translation MAFILIIASLVFLWIVSLCKVLLLPRIPFANHFTHNNGRAFRKRNALLVIAHPDDESMFFTPTINFLTSKGHNVQILCLSIGDADGKGNIRKQELFQACVALKVPMQQVKIVNHPDLQDGFGKVWSHNLLAKIIEEEITRCCIDMIITFDSHGVSGHCNHRDVHYGVCKLLHDTLQRDIEVWELVSTNILRKYSGPVDIWLSIFLAMLHTNGTMQCLVNEHSRRSVIAMAQHSSQWVWFRKLFVALSSYTYMNTLRKV, via the exons ATGGCCTTCATTCTCATAATTGCTTCTCTTGTTTTTCTGTGGATTGTTTCTCTTTGCAAAGTTCTTCTTCTCCCCCGCATCCCTTTCGCCAACCATTTTACGCATAACAACG GCAGAGCATTTCGGAAGAGAAATGCCTTGTTGGTTATTGCTCATCCTGATGACGAATCCAT GTTCTTTACTCCAACTATAAATTTTCTGACTTCAAAGGGGCATAATGTTCAAATACTTTGCTTATCTATTG GTGATGCAGATGGCAAAGGAAATATCAGAAAACAAGAGCTTTTTCAGGCTTGTGTAGCCCTCAAG GTTCCGATGCAACAAGTGAAGATTGTCAATCATCCAGATCTGCAG GATGGTTTTGGTAAAGTTTGGAGCCATAACTTATTGGCAAAGATTATTGAGGAAGAAATAACCAGATGTTGCATTGATATG ATTATTACCTTTGACAGCCATGGTGTCTCAGGTCACTGTAATCATCGTGATGTGCATTATGGAGTATG CAAGCTACTACATGATACTTTACAAAGGGATATTGAAGTTTGGGAGCTT GTTAGCACCAATATTTTGCGCAAATATAGTGGTCCAGTTGATATCTGGTTGTCCATATTTTTGGCCATGCTGCACACAAATGGAACAATGCAGTGCTTGGTAAATGAACATTCTCGTAGGAGCGTTATTGCAATGGCCCAACATTCAAGCCAGTGGGTGTG GTTCCGCAAGCTTTTTGTAGCCTTGTCCAGTTATACCTATATGAACACTCTTAGAAAggtataa
- the LOC114412641 gene encoding putative germin-like protein 2-1, with translation MVTRVHFFCLLALTFTLALEADHSPLQDFCVADTKSQVLVNGFSCKDPTLVEANDFFFRGLDIEGNTSNPVGSKVTPVTVSQLPGLNTLGISLARIDYAPWGTNPPHTHPRATEILNVIQGTLEVGFVTSNPGNRHVTKVLQKGDVFVFPVGLVHYQRNVGYGNAVAVAALSSQNPGVITIANAIFGATPDIASDVLVKAFQVDKDVVANLKSKF, from the exons ATGGTAACTCGTGTACACTTCTTTTGCCTCTTGGCTCTCACCTTCACTCTAGCCTTGGAAGCTGATCACAGTCCACTTCAGGATTTCTGTGTGGCAGACACCAAAAGTCAAG TACTAGTAAATGGATTCTCTTGCAAAGACCCTACACTAGTAGAGGCTAATGACTTCTTCTTCAGAGGACTTGACATAGAGGGAAACACATCAAACCCAGTAGGATCCAAGGTGACTCCAGTTACAGTTTCACAGCTACCAGGACTAAACACTTTAGGCATTTCACTTGCCCGCATTGACTATGCACCGTGGGGCACAAACCCTCCTCACACTCACCCTCGTGCCACCGAAATCCTCAACGTGATCCAAGGCACACTTGAAGTTGGTTTTGTGACATCAAATCCTGGAAACCGTCATGTTACCAAAGTGCTGCAAAAGGGTGATGTGTTTGTCTTCCCTGTGGGACTTGTGCACTACCAGAGAAATGTGGGTTATGGCAATGCGGTTGCCGTTGCAGCTCTCAGCAGCCAAAACCCTGGGGTTATAACTATCGCTAATGCTATATTCGGGGCCACACCAGACATTGCTAGTGATGTTCTTGTCAAGGCTTTTCAAGTAGACAAAGATGTCGTTGCTAATTTAAAGTCCAAGTTCTAG
- the LOC114412636 gene encoding N-acetylglucosaminyl-phosphatidylinositol de-N-acetylase-like isoform X1, producing MAFILIIASLVFLWIVSLCKVLLLPRIPFANHFTHNNGNASFFVSPQFLLFLISLVFSGRAFRKRNALLVIAHPDDESMFFTPTINFLTSKGHNVQILCLSIGDADGKGNIRKQELFQACVALKVPMQQVKIVNHPDLQDGFGKVWSHNLLAKIIEEEITRCCIDMIITFDSHGVSGHCNHRDVHYGVCKLLHDTLQRDIEVWELVSTNILRKYSGPVDIWLSIFLAMLHTNGTMQCLVNEHSRRSVIAMAQHSSQWVWFRKLFVALSSYTYMNTLRKV from the exons ATGGCCTTCATTCTCATAATTGCTTCTCTTGTTTTTCTGTGGATTGTTTCTCTTTGCAAAGTTCTTCTTCTCCCCCGCATCCCTTTCGCCAACCATTTTACGCATAACAACGGTAATGCCTCTTTCTTCGTTTCGCCCcaatttcttcttttcctcATTTCCCTCGTTTTTTCAGGCAGAGCATTTCGGAAGAGAAATGCCTTGTTGGTTATTGCTCATCCTGATGACGAATCCAT GTTCTTTACTCCAACTATAAATTTTCTGACTTCAAAGGGGCATAATGTTCAAATACTTTGCTTATCTATTG GTGATGCAGATGGCAAAGGAAATATCAGAAAACAAGAGCTTTTTCAGGCTTGTGTAGCCCTCAAG GTTCCGATGCAACAAGTGAAGATTGTCAATCATCCAGATCTGCAG GATGGTTTTGGTAAAGTTTGGAGCCATAACTTATTGGCAAAGATTATTGAGGAAGAAATAACCAGATGTTGCATTGATATG ATTATTACCTTTGACAGCCATGGTGTCTCAGGTCACTGTAATCATCGTGATGTGCATTATGGAGTATG CAAGCTACTACATGATACTTTACAAAGGGATATTGAAGTTTGGGAGCTT GTTAGCACCAATATTTTGCGCAAATATAGTGGTCCAGTTGATATCTGGTTGTCCATATTTTTGGCCATGCTGCACACAAATGGAACAATGCAGTGCTTGGTAAATGAACATTCTCGTAGGAGCGTTATTGCAATGGCCCAACATTCAAGCCAGTGGGTGTG GTTCCGCAAGCTTTTTGTAGCCTTGTCCAGTTATACCTATATGAACACTCTTAGAAAggtataa
- the LOC114412636 gene encoding N-acetylglucosaminyl-phosphatidylinositol de-N-acetylase-like isoform X3: MAFILIIASLVFLWIVSLCKVLLLPRIPFANHFTHNNGNASFFVSPQFLLFLISLVFSGRAFRKRNALLVIAHPDDESMFFTPTINFLTSKGHNVQILCLSIGDADGKGNIRKQELFQACVALKVPMQQVKIVNHPDLQDGFGKVWSHNLLAKIIEEEITRCCIDMIITFDSHGVSGHCNHRDVHYGVCKLLHDTLQRDIEVWELVSTNILRKYSGPVDIWLSIFLAMLHTNGTMQCLVNEHSRRSVIAMAQHSSQWV, from the exons ATGGCCTTCATTCTCATAATTGCTTCTCTTGTTTTTCTGTGGATTGTTTCTCTTTGCAAAGTTCTTCTTCTCCCCCGCATCCCTTTCGCCAACCATTTTACGCATAACAACGGTAATGCCTCTTTCTTCGTTTCGCCCcaatttcttcttttcctcATTTCCCTCGTTTTTTCAGGCAGAGCATTTCGGAAGAGAAATGCCTTGTTGGTTATTGCTCATCCTGATGACGAATCCAT GTTCTTTACTCCAACTATAAATTTTCTGACTTCAAAGGGGCATAATGTTCAAATACTTTGCTTATCTATTG GTGATGCAGATGGCAAAGGAAATATCAGAAAACAAGAGCTTTTTCAGGCTTGTGTAGCCCTCAAG GTTCCGATGCAACAAGTGAAGATTGTCAATCATCCAGATCTGCAG GATGGTTTTGGTAAAGTTTGGAGCCATAACTTATTGGCAAAGATTATTGAGGAAGAAATAACCAGATGTTGCATTGATATG ATTATTACCTTTGACAGCCATGGTGTCTCAGGTCACTGTAATCATCGTGATGTGCATTATGGAGTATG CAAGCTACTACATGATACTTTACAAAGGGATATTGAAGTTTGGGAGCTT GTTAGCACCAATATTTTGCGCAAATATAGTGGTCCAGTTGATATCTGGTTGTCCATATTTTTGGCCATGCTGCACACAAATGGAACAATGCAGTGCTTGGTAAATGAACATTCTCGTAGGAGCGTTATTGCAATGGCCCAACATTCAAGCCAGTGGGTGTG a
- the LOC114412632 gene encoding probable LRR receptor-like serine/threonine-protein kinase At3g47570, whose protein sequence is MEKLLCFSFRVFTFSFQCLMALTLALSGTNFTTDKLALLALKSSITRDPHNFLTHNWSATTSVCNWVGVTCDAYHGRVRTLNLGDMSLSGTMPSHLGNLTFLNKLDLGGNKFHGQLPEELVQLHRLKFLNLSYNEFSGNVSEWIGGLSTLRYLNLGNNDFGGFIPKSISNLTMLEIMDWGHNFIQGTIPPEVGKMTQLRVLSMYSNRLSGTIPRTVSNLSSLEGISLSHNSLSGGIPSEIGELPQLEIMYLGDNPLGGSIPSTIFNNSMLQDIELGSSNLSGSLPSNLCQGLPNIQILYLGFNQLSGKLPYMWNECKVLTDVELSQNRFGRGSIPADIGNLPVLNSIYLDENNLEGEIPLSLFNISSMRVLSLQKNKLNGSLTEEMFNQLPFLQILSLDNNQFKGSIPRSIGNCTLLEELYLGDNCFTGSIPKEIGDLPMLANLTLGSNHLNGSIPSNIFNMSSLTYLSLEHNSLSGFLPLHIGLENLQELYLLENKLCGNIPSSLSNASKLNYVDLKFNKFDGVIPCSLGNLRYLQWLDVAFNNLTTDASTIELSFLSSLNYLQISGNPMHGSLPISIGNMSNLEQFMADECKIDGKIPSEIGNLSNLFALSLYHNDLSGTIPTTISNLQSLQYLRLGNNQLQGTIIDELCAINRLSELVITENKQISGMIPTCFGNLTSLRKLYLNSNRLNKVSSSLWSLRDILELNLSDNALTGFLPLDVGNLKAVIFLDLSKNQISGSIPRAMTGLQNLQILNLAHNKLEGSIPDSFGSLISLTYLDLSQNYLVDMIPKSLESIRDLKFINLSYNMLEGEIPNGGAFKNFTAQSFIFNKALCGNARLQVPPCSELMKRKRSNAHMFFIKCILPVMLSTILVVLCVFLLKKSRRKKHGGGDPAEVSSSTVLATRTISYNELSRATNGFDESNLLGKGSFGSVFKGILPNRMVVAVKLFNLDLELGSRSFSVECEVMRNLRHRNLIKIICSCSNSDYKLLVMEFMSNGNLERWLYSHNYCLDFLQRLNIMIDVASALEYMHHGASPTVVHCDVKPSNVLLDEDMVAHVSDLGIAKLLDEGQSQEYTKTMATFGYIAPEFGSKGTISTKGDVYSFGILLMETFSRKKPTDEMFVEGLSIKGWISESLPHANTQVVDSNLLEDEEHSADDIISSISSIYRIALNCCADLPEERMNMTDVAASLNKIKVMFQKNNKYMRAQVHAT, encoded by the exons ATGGAGAAGCTACTTTGCTTCAGCTTCAGGGTTTTCACATTTTCATTCCAGTGCTTAATGGCCTTAACATTAGCCCTTAGTGGAACCAACTTCACCACAGATAAGCTTGCACTTCTTGCTCTCAAATCTTCAATCACTAGAGACCCTCACAATTTCCTCACTCATAATTGGTCTGCCACCACTTCTGTATGCAATTGGGTTGGTGTCACTTGTGATGCTTACCATGGAAGGGTAAGGACATTGAATCTTGGCGACATGTCTCTTAGTGGCACCATGCCCTCTCACTTGGGAAACCTTACCTTCCTTAATAAACTTGACCTTGGCGGAAACAAATTCCATGGTCAGTTGCCAGAGGAATTAGTCCAATTGCATAGGTTGAAGTTTCTCAACTTGAGCTACAATGAATTTAGTGGAAATGTTTCAGAATGGATTGGAGGATTATCTACACTCAGATATTTAAACCTTGGAAATAATGACTTTGGTGGTTTTATTCCAAAATCTATTTCCAATCTTACAATGCTAGAGATCATGGATTGGGGCCACAATTTCATTCAAGGAACCATTCCACCTGAAGTAGGCAAAATGACCCAATTGAGGGTTTTATCAATGTATTCAAACCGTCTTTCAGGGACCATTCCTAGAACTGTTTCTAACCTCTCTTCCCTCGAAGGAATAAGTTTATCCCATAACTCTCTTTCAG GAGGCATTCCAAGTGAGATTGGTGAACTTCCACAATTAGAAATAATGTATCTTGGAGATAATCCACTTGGTGGCTCCATACCATCAACAATCTTCAATAACTCAATGCTGCAAGATATTGAACTTGGCTCCAGCAATTTATCTGGAAGTCTTCCATCAAATTTGTGCCAAGGACTTCCAAATATCCAAATACTTTACTTAGGTTTCAACCAGTTATCGGGTAAATTGCCATATATGTGGAATGAGTGCAAAGTGTTGACAGATGTGGAATTATCACAGAACAGGTTCGGCAGAGGAAGCATACCTGCTGACATTGGAAACTTACCTGTGCTAAACTCCATTTATCTTGATGAGAACAACTTGGAAG GAGAAATCCCATTATCTCTTTTTAACATATCTTCCATGAGAGTACTCAGCCTGcaaaaaaacaagttaaacGGTAGCCTAACAGAAGAGATGTTTAATCAGCTTCCATTCCTACAAATATTGTCTTTGGATAATAATCAATTTAAGGGAAGCATTCCAAGATCTATTGGCAATTGTACATTGCTTGAAGAATTATACTTGGGTGATAACTGCTTCACAG GCTCTATACCCAAGGAGATTGGTGATCTTCCTATGCTTGCGAATTTAACTTTGGGAAGTAACCATTTAAATGGATCTATTCCCTCAAATATCTTTAACATGTCATCATTAACTTACTTGTCTTTGGAACATAATTCTCTCTCAGGATTTCTTCCATTACACATTGGCCTAGAAAACTTACAAGAACTATACTTGCTTGAAAACAAACTTTGTGGAAATATTCCAAGTAGCTTATCCAATGCTTCTAAGCTTAACTATGTGGATTTGAAGTTTAATAAGTTCGATGGAGTCATACCTTGTTCACTTGGGAATTTGAGATACCTTCAGTGGTTGGATGTGGCATTCAATAATTTAACTACTGATGCTTCCACTATTGAATTAAGCTTCCTTAGTTCTTTGAATTATCTTCAAATATCAGGGAATCCAATGCATGGAAGCCTTCCCATATCAATTGGAAACATGTCGAATTTGGAACAGTTCATGGCAGATGAGTGCAAAATTGATGGCAAAATTCCATCGGAAATTGGAAATTTAAGCAACTTGTTCGCACTAAGTTTGTACCACAATGATTTGAGCGGAACAATTCCAACTACAATAAGTAATTTGCAGTCTCTTCAATATCTGAGACTTGGAAACAACCAACTACAAGGAACCATCATTGATGAGCTTTGTGCAATCAACCGGCTGAGTGAGTTGGTCATAACTGAAAATAAGCAAATTTCAGGAATGATCCCAACATGCTTTGGTAATCTTACTTCTCTAAGAAAGCTCTACTTGAACTCAAATAGACTGAATAAAGTTTCCTCTTCTCTTTGGAGTCTCAGAGACATTTTGGAACTAAACTTATCTGACAATGCTTTAACTGGATTTCTTCCTCTTGATGTTGGGAATTTAAAGGCTGTTATATTTTTGGATCTATCAAAGAATCAGATTTCAGGAAGCATTCCACGGGCCATGACAGGATTGCAAAATTTGCAAATTCTCAACTTAGCACATAATAAATTGGAGGGGAGCATTCCTGATTCATTTGGTAGTTTGATAAGTTTGACATACTTGGACTTATCCCAAAACTATTTGGTTGACATGATTCCAAAATCCTTGGAGTCAATTCGTGATCTCAAATTTATCAATCTTTCTTATAACATGTTAGAAGGTGAGATTCCCAACGGTGGAGCTTTCAAAAATTTCACAGCTCAATCTTTCATATTCAATAAAGCACTTTGTGGAAATGCACGGTTACAAGTCCCCCCATGCAGTGAATTAATGAAGAGAAAAAGGTCAAATGCACATATGTTTTTCATCAAATGCATATTGCCTGTAATGTTGTCAACCATTTTGGTTGTTTTATGTGTGTTCCTTCTGAAAAAGAGTCGAAGAAAAAAGCATGGTGGTGGTGATCCTGCTGAAGTCAGTTCATCAACTGTACTAGCAACAAGAACAATTTCCTACAATGAACTTTCACGGGCAACCAATGGATTTGATGAGAGTAATTTGCTTGGTAAGGGTAGTTTTGGCTCTGTGTTCAAAGGTATACTTCCAAATAGGATGGTTGTTGCagtcaaattatttaatttggacCTTGAATTGGGATCAAGGAGCTTTAGTGTAGAATGTGAAGTAATGCGGAATCTGCGACACCGAAATCTCATCAAGATCATTTGTAGTTGCTCAAATTCTGATTACAAGCTTTTAGTAATGGAATTCATGTCCAATGGCAACCTTGAAAGATGGTTGTATTCTCATAACTATTGTTTAGACTTCTTGCAAAGGCTAAATATAATGATAGATGTGGCTTCTGCATTGGAATATATGCATCATGGTGCTTCGCCAACTGTGGTTCATTGTGATGTAAAGCCTAGTAATGTCTTATTGGATGAAGACATGGTTGCACATGTTAGTGACTTAGGCATTGCCAAACTTCTTGATGAAGGACAATCCCAAGAGTATACCAAGACCATGGCTACATTTGGCTACATTGCACCAG AGTTTGGATCCAAGGGGACTATTTCTACAAAAGGAGATGTGTACAGTTTTGGGATTTTGTTGATGGAAACATTCTCAAGAAAGAAGCCAACAGATGAAATGTTTGTTGAAGGATTGAGCATAAAAGGTTGGATTAGTGAATCATTACCCCATGCCAATACTCAAGTTGTGGATTCCAATTTGTTAGAGGATGAAGAACACAGTGCTGATGACATAATATCATCTATATCATCTATTTATAGAATAGCCCTGAATTGTTGTGCAGATTTGCCTGAAGAAAGAATGAATATGACGGATGTTGCTGCATCACTAAAcaaaatcaaggtcatgtttcAGAAAAATAACAAGTACATGCGAGCACAAGTCCATGCAACCTAA
- the LOC114412636 gene encoding N-acetylglucosaminyl-phosphatidylinositol de-N-acetylase-like isoform X4, with protein sequence MAFILIIASLVFLWIVSLCKVLLLPRIPFANHFTHNNGNASFFVSPQFLLFLISLVFSGRAFRKRNALLVIAHPDDESMFFTPTINFLTSKGHNVQILCLSIGDADGKGNIRKQELFQACVALKVPMQQVKIVNHPDLQDGFGKVWSHNLLAKIIEEEITRCCIDMIITFDSHGVSGHCNHRDVHYGVWLAPIFCANIVVQLISGCPYFWPCCTQMEQCSAW encoded by the exons ATGGCCTTCATTCTCATAATTGCTTCTCTTGTTTTTCTGTGGATTGTTTCTCTTTGCAAAGTTCTTCTTCTCCCCCGCATCCCTTTCGCCAACCATTTTACGCATAACAACGGTAATGCCTCTTTCTTCGTTTCGCCCcaatttcttcttttcctcATTTCCCTCGTTTTTTCAGGCAGAGCATTTCGGAAGAGAAATGCCTTGTTGGTTATTGCTCATCCTGATGACGAATCCAT GTTCTTTACTCCAACTATAAATTTTCTGACTTCAAAGGGGCATAATGTTCAAATACTTTGCTTATCTATTG GTGATGCAGATGGCAAAGGAAATATCAGAAAACAAGAGCTTTTTCAGGCTTGTGTAGCCCTCAAG GTTCCGATGCAACAAGTGAAGATTGTCAATCATCCAGATCTGCAG GATGGTTTTGGTAAAGTTTGGAGCCATAACTTATTGGCAAAGATTATTGAGGAAGAAATAACCAGATGTTGCATTGATATG ATTATTACCTTTGACAGCCATGGTGTCTCAGGTCACTGTAATCATCGTGATGTGCATTATGGAGTATG GTTAGCACCAATATTTTGCGCAAATATAGTGGTCCAGTTGATATCTGGTTGTCCATATTTTTGGCCATGCTGCACACAAATGGAACAATGCAGTGCTTGGTAA